Genomic segment of Paenibacillus polymyxa:
ATGATCTACCAACCTATTTTAATGCAACGGCTGATAGATTCCTATAACACAGAAACACTCTCAGCTAAAGAAATCAGCTATTTAGGTAGCCTTTTTTTATTACTACTAGTTGGTGGAGGATTCACAGGAGCACTGAGAGATTCAGTTATTTTTAAAATCAAAAATTTATTACAGTTCCGGTTGAGGAATGATATATATCAACAAAATTTAAATTTACGAAGCCACCAGCCCACCGGAAAAATTATTTCCTTGCTTTATAATGATGTGGAGGCTCTTACTGGATTGCTAAACCAAGCATTTATAGCTATGTTTACGGACTGTCTGACAATTGTCGCAACCGTTGTTGTTCTCTATTTTATGAATTGGAAACTGGCAACGGTCTCCCTGATCTTTATCCCTATTTACTTTTTCTTATACTACAATTCCAAAAAGAAAGTGTACCAATTAAATGTTGCCTACAAAAAACAATATGAAAATATGACAGAAACCCTTCAGTTAGGTTTGAAACAAAAATGGACTGCAATCAGATTCAACCGTCAAAAATATATTAGTGCCCTATTTTGCAGAGAACAAATACTTTTGGTTCGTATTTTGAAAAAACTTTTTGCGCGAGAACTGCTGCTAGGTATAATCAGTAACTTTTTAAGCGGATTTTCCCCTTTACTTTTGCTAGTTATTGGAGGTTTTTTACTGATTTATGGAGAGATTACTTTAGGTACACTGATTGCTTTCAGTACATATATAGTCAAGTTGCTACAACCGGTATCACGCTTGTCACAATTAAACGTAGGTGTGCAATCAGCGGTAGCTTCAGCTGAAAGGATTCTTAACTTTTTCAATTTAAATGATGTTTGGAACGACACAAAAATTGAGGAATTTATGGGAAATGGAATATACGTAAAAAATGTATCTTTTTCCTATAACAATCTTACTCCTGTTCTTGATGACATCTCGTTTGAAATCAAAAAAAATCAAATGTTAGGTATCGTAGGAGAAAGTGGATCTGGTAAAACGACTATTGTGAAGCTCCTAACCGGAGAAGTCATTCCGACTAAAGGCGAGATCTACTATGGGGATAACAGATTACACGATTTGAATAAAAATTACTTCTATAAAAATATAGCGGTAGTCACACAAGAAGAATTATTAACAACAGGAACCATATTCGATAATATTGCCTTTGGCAATAAAAATGCTACTTTAGATGAAGTTGTTAATATTTCAAAGAAGGTGGGGTTACATGACTATATCTCATCCCTTCCCGAAAAATATAACACTAATATCATTTCTGGAAAATATGACTTATCGGTAGGCCAAAAACAACGTCTGGCTATAGCAAGGGCATTGCTTCACAATGCCCCTGTGCTCATTTTGGATGAGCTGACCTCTGCCCTTGACGCTGAAACTGAATCTCTAATTCTGCACCTTTTAAATGAGCTTAAAGGTAAACGAACTATCATCATTATCGCTCATAAATTCCAAACAGTCATTCATGCGGACCATATATTAGTTGTTCAAAATGGTCAAATTGTAGAACAAGGTAGCCATGCGGATCTAATGTCTTATAGCAGCACTTATTCTAACTCTTATAGGAAACAAAAAGATTTTCTGCAAAATGAAGTGCAGGAGCCATCCTACAAATAAAGACAACCCATAAAACAAAACAGGCACCTGACGAAGCGTACACTTCGTTGCAGGTGCCTTGTTTATATATAAACAACGTGGGATTACTTAGGCCTCAGTAGCCACGTTGATATTGTTCAGGTATGGAAGGCTCCTCGCCCCGCAGCGCCACTGCTGCATGAATCGCCCAATATGGATCGCGCAGCAATCCGCGTCCCACAGCGACCAGATCGGCATCCTCGTTGCCGATAACGGACTGCGCCAAGGCTGGGTCATCCAACGAGCCTACAGCAATCACCGGGATGTTCAGTGCCTCGCGAATTTGGCGTGCGAACGGCACTTGATAGCCCGGATAGTTGCCCGGCTTTCTGGCGCCAGCAGGGCCTTCCCCGCCCGAGCTAACATGGATCACGTCTACGCCTGCAGCCTGATATGCACGGCTCAGCTCAATGGCATGATCCACATCGTACCCACCATCTACGTATTCCACCGCGCTGATGCGTAAGATTAACGGCATACCCGCAGGCATTTGCTTGCGTACAGCCTGAATGACTTCAACGCCGAAACGGGATAAATCCTTACCGTACTCGTCGTCCCGCTTGTTTGTAACTGGCGAATGGAATTGGTGAATCAAGTAACCATGTGCCCCGTGAAGTTCAATCGTATCCACGCCCGCTTGAACTGCACGCCGGGTAGCGTCTGCGAATTTTTGCACCATGCCACGGACTTCCTCCGTCGTAAGCGCGCGTGGCTGTTTATAATTCGCATCCGGGTATGCAATCGCGGAAGGAGCCACTGGCTCAGCTGCATCCTCAGCTTTACGGCCCGCGTGAGCAATCTGGATGCCTACCTTGGACCCGTGCGCATGAATGCCGTCAACCAGCTTCTTATAAGCTGGGATATGCTCGTCTGACCAAAGACCCAGATCATAATCTGTAATCCGTCCATCCGGTTCCACGTCCGTCATTTCTATAATAATCAGGCCCGTACCTCCAATAGCCCGACTCAAATAATGAACATGATGCCAATCATTCGGAATCCCGTCCTTGGCTGTCACCGAGTATTGGCACATCGGGGGCATCACCACACGATTCTTTAATTCCAAATCTTTCAGTGTATACGGTGTAAACAACGAATTCGTCAAAACGTTCATCTCCTTTTTATCTTCGTCACATAAACGAAAAATACGCTTCAAATTACACGGTCTATTAAAAACATAATCGGCATAGTCCAAACGGAATAAAAGAGATTCCCTCCAACGGGGGATCTCTCACATTTGCAACTTGCAGTCATTATGTATGTCGTATGGTGTAGATATATTGCACACAACCTATTATCCACAACTCAATAACTTTTTGCAAGTAAATATTTAAAT
This window contains:
- a CDS encoding ABC transporter ATP-binding protein gives rise to the protein MFQLIRKYIKPLLALQITVLCIIIINILFMIYQPILMQRLIDSYNTETLSAKEISYLGSLFLLLLVGGGFTGALRDSVIFKIKNLLQFRLRNDIYQQNLNLRSHQPTGKIISLLYNDVEALTGLLNQAFIAMFTDCLTIVATVVVLYFMNWKLATVSLIFIPIYFFLYYNSKKKVYQLNVAYKKQYENMTETLQLGLKQKWTAIRFNRQKYISALFCREQILLVRILKKLFARELLLGIISNFLSGFSPLLLLVIGGFLLIYGEITLGTLIAFSTYIVKLLQPVSRLSQLNVGVQSAVASAERILNFFNLNDVWNDTKIEEFMGNGIYVKNVSFSYNNLTPVLDDISFEIKKNQMLGIVGESGSGKTTIVKLLTGEVIPTKGEIYYGDNRLHDLNKNYFYKNIAVVTQEELLTTGTIFDNIAFGNKNATLDEVVNISKKVGLHDYISSLPEKYNTNIISGKYDLSVGQKQRLAIARALLHNAPVLILDELTSALDAETESLILHLLNELKGKRTIIIIAHKFQTVIHADHILVVQNGQIVEQGSHADLMSYSSTYSNSYRKQKDFLQNEVQEPSYK
- a CDS encoding NADH:flavin oxidoreductase/NADH oxidase codes for the protein MTNSLFTPYTLKDLELKNRVVMPPMCQYSVTAKDGIPNDWHHVHYLSRAIGGTGLIIIEMTDVEPDGRITDYDLGLWSDEHIPAYKKLVDGIHAHGSKVGIQIAHAGRKAEDAAEPVAPSAIAYPDANYKQPRALTTEEVRGMVQKFADATRRAVQAGVDTIELHGAHGYLIHQFHSPVTNKRDDEYGKDLSRFGVEVIQAVRKQMPAGMPLILRISAVEYVDGGYDVDHAIELSRAYQAAGVDVIHVSSGGEGPAGARKPGNYPGYQVPFARQIREALNIPVIAVGSLDDPALAQSVIGNEDADLVAVGRGLLRDPYWAIHAAVALRGEEPSIPEQYQRGY